A single genomic interval of Abditibacteriota bacterium harbors:
- a CDS encoding ATP phosphoribosyltransferase, which produces MLVKIALPKGSLQEATFNLFEKAGWSFSVRSRSYTPAVDDPELDAILLRAQEIPRYVEMGAVDFGITGYDNVCECSADVVEVCELIYSKATSKPYRWVLAAPRDSDIKCAEDLEGKTVATELVNVTKKYFADRKVNVKVEFSWGATEVKVPELVDAIVEGTETGSTLKAHGLAILDEILVSTTRLICNKEAWADPAKREKIENIATMLQAALTAETLSGLKMNVPREKLDAVLSLLPALNTPTINELTDKNWVALEIVVDNKALRNVIPQVKRAGAEGIVEFPLNKVIY; this is translated from the coding sequence ATGTTGGTCAAGATAGCTTTGCCCAAAGGTTCGCTGCAGGAAGCGACCTTCAACCTTTTTGAAAAAGCCGGCTGGAGCTTTTCCGTGCGCAGCCGTTCCTATACCCCCGCCGTGGACGATCCCGAGCTGGACGCCATACTGCTGCGGGCGCAGGAGATCCCCAGATACGTGGAGATGGGAGCCGTGGACTTTGGCATCACCGGGTATGACAACGTGTGCGAGTGCTCCGCCGACGTGGTGGAGGTCTGCGAGCTGATATATTCCAAGGCCACCTCCAAGCCCTACAGATGGGTGCTGGCTGCTCCCAGGGATTCGGACATCAAATGCGCGGAGGACCTGGAGGGCAAGACCGTGGCCACGGAGCTGGTCAACGTGACCAAAAAATACTTTGCCGACCGGAAGGTCAACGTGAAGGTGGAGTTTTCCTGGGGAGCCACCGAGGTAAAGGTGCCCGAGCTGGTGGACGCCATTGTGGAGGGCACAGAGACGGGCTCCACCCTGAAGGCCCACGGTCTGGCCATACTGGACGAGATACTGGTATCCACCACCCGCCTTATCTGCAACAAGGAGGCCTGGGCGGACCCTGCCAAGAGAGAAAAGATAGAAAACATAGCCACCATGCTGCAGGCTGCCCTGACGGCGGAGACCCTCTCGGGCCTGAAGATGAACGTGCCCAGAGAAAAGCTGGACGCGGTGCTCTCCCTGCTGCCGGCCCTGAATACTCCCACCATCAATGAGCTCACAGACAAGAACTGGGTGGCTCTGGAAATAGTGGTGGACAACAAGGCCCTGAGGAACGTGATCCCTCAGGTAAAGAGGGCGGGAGCCGAAGGCATAGTGGAATTCCCGCTGAACAAGGTGATCTATTGA
- the rnc gene encoding ribonuclease III — protein MDDKQIGELSERAGVPLVPSAYLDQCFVHKSVRQDGLDAEYNERLEFLGDSIVGEIVARILFDKYPDCREGDLSRMKAVVIGEPSLAEAARRLKLYEYIQVSENEKKTGLVMRPSVLCDTFEALTAAIYLSCGREVCEAFVRGQLSESIESALEAIEDVDTKSALQTLLQDKFHSAPTYETVEETGPPHNKTFTNCVLFSGRTLARGTGASKKAAEKDAAARALGILREEFAAVYDVCVAGAGLAGVCAAVSAARAGASVLLCDRLPGPGGMAVYGLVNPFMTHCTSDGKPLVGGLFDELRQRLADRGALRKNCFDSSAMREALLDMLREAGVTFLPRCGFVSAVRRQNGAFAVALEGRFLECRRLIDATGDAQVAACLGAETRTGDSKGQVQAATLMFDVGGVDVRRALAYVAERPEEFLFPKLEPGTDVIETALSNYSPAGYFSLVGKAKEEGSDFPGDMIFYIYRKTQSPRYDAVVFNQTHAALADPLSPGDIARGTGECQKQLREVLRFVRDRVPGFEKAYLLKRAKILGVRESRRVVGDYVFSDRDVLSSMKHRDRVCRLAYPVDVHSASGEGYTLKESGKKSAAPPPGDWYEIPYRCLTVKSIPGLLCCGRIISATHEGLGAARIMPCVIATGQAAGAAAALSVQQNVSPDKLDYILLKPYLALADNKQE, from the coding sequence ATGGACGACAAACAGATCGGGGAATTGTCCGAAAGGGCCGGGGTCCCTCTCGTCCCGTCCGCCTATCTGGACCAGTGCTTCGTGCACAAGTCGGTCCGGCAGGACGGCCTTGACGCCGAGTACAACGAAAGGCTCGAGTTCCTGGGGGACAGCATAGTGGGCGAGATAGTCGCCCGGATCCTTTTTGACAAATACCCCGATTGCCGCGAGGGAGACCTGAGCAGGATGAAGGCCGTGGTCATCGGCGAGCCCAGTCTTGCCGAGGCTGCCCGCCGGCTGAAGCTCTACGAATACATACAGGTGTCCGAAAACGAAAAGAAGACCGGGCTGGTCATGCGGCCCTCGGTGCTGTGCGACACCTTTGAGGCCCTGACAGCCGCCATATATCTCTCATGCGGCCGGGAGGTCTGCGAAGCCTTTGTGCGAGGGCAGCTCTCGGAGAGCATCGAGTCTGCTCTGGAAGCCATAGAGGACGTGGACACCAAGTCGGCCCTGCAGACTCTGCTGCAGGACAAGTTCCACTCGGCTCCCACCTACGAGACGGTGGAAGAGACCGGGCCTCCCCACAACAAAACCTTTACAAATTGCGTATTATTCAGTGGGAGAACGCTCGCCAGAGGAACAGGCGCCTCCAAAAAAGCGGCGGAAAAAGATGCCGCCGCCCGGGCGCTGGGCATACTCAGGGAGGAATTTGCCGCCGTGTATGACGTGTGCGTTGCAGGCGCCGGGCTGGCCGGAGTCTGCGCGGCAGTATCTGCCGCGCGGGCAGGGGCCTCGGTGCTCCTCTGCGACAGGCTGCCGGGACCCGGAGGCATGGCAGTCTATGGTCTGGTGAATCCCTTCATGACCCACTGCACTTCCGACGGCAAGCCCCTGGTGGGAGGCCTGTTTGACGAATTGAGACAGCGTCTCGCGGACCGGGGAGCTCTCAGGAAGAACTGCTTTGACTCCTCTGCCATGAGAGAAGCGCTGCTGGATATGCTCCGGGAAGCGGGGGTGACCTTTTTGCCCCGCTGCGGCTTCGTGTCCGCCGTGAGACGCCAGAACGGCGCCTTTGCGGTGGCTCTGGAAGGCAGATTTCTGGAGTGCCGCCGTCTCATCGACGCCACGGGAGACGCGCAAGTCGCCGCCTGTCTCGGCGCAGAGACCCGCACGGGTGACAGCAAGGGACAGGTCCAGGCCGCCACTCTCATGTTTGACGTGGGAGGCGTGGACGTCAGGCGGGCTCTTGCATACGTGGCGGAGCGCCCGGAGGAGTTTCTCTTTCCTAAGCTGGAGCCCGGGACGGACGTCATTGAGACCGCCCTCTCCAACTACAGCCCCGCCGGCTATTTTTCACTGGTGGGCAAGGCCAAAGAAGAGGGCTCGGACTTTCCAGGCGACATGATATTTTACATCTATCGCAAGACTCAGAGCCCCCGCTATGACGCCGTGGTGTTCAATCAGACCCACGCCGCCCTCGCTGACCCTCTCTCGCCCGGGGACATAGCCCGGGGGACCGGAGAGTGTCAAAAGCAGCTCCGGGAGGTGCTGAGGTTCGTCCGGGACAGAGTGCCCGGCTTCGAAAAGGCCTATCTCCTGAAGCGGGCCAAAATACTGGGCGTCAGGGAAAGCCGCAGAGTGGTGGGGGACTACGTCTTTTCGGACAGGGACGTGCTCAGCTCCATGAAGCACAGGGACAGAGTGTGCCGGCTGGCCTATCCCGTGGACGTGCATTCCGCCTCCGGCGAGGGCTACACCCTCAAAGAGTCGGGCAAAAAGTCCGCCGCTCCGCCGCCGGGAGACTGGTACGAGATTCCCTACAGATGTCTCACGGTGAAGAGCATACCCGGCCTGCTGTGCTGCGGCAGGATCATATCCGCCACTCACGAAGGCCTGGGAGCCGCCAGGATCATGCCCTGCGTCATAGCCACGGGTCAGGCTGCGGGAGCCGCCGCCGCCCTTTCGGTACAGCAAAACGTGTCTCCGGACAAATTGGATTATATTCTGCTGAAGCCATATCTGGCTCTGGCAGACAACAAACAGGAGTGA
- a CDS encoding pyridoxal phosphate-dependent aminotransferase, which translates to MSGSISRRALGIAPSPTLAISAKAKQMKADGIDVISFGAGEPDFDTPEFIKEACFKSIEAGFTKYTPVGGTPGLKKAIINKLKRDNELEYGPENILVSCGAKHSLYNAIMATVDPGDEVIIPAPYWVSYPEIVKMAGGAPVYISADESTGFCVTGEQVRAAITPRTKMLVLNTPSNPTGAVYPPETIAEIADVCADAGVMVLSDEIYEKIIYGGAKHVSIASLNPRIRELTITVNGHSKAYSMTGWRLGYAAAEADIISAMSKIQGHSTSNATSFVQAAGEAALAADQSFLEDMRKAFEERRGVICRMLNDIEGVTCLEPDGAFYVLPNVSALFGKAYDKWTIGSSDDLCAYLLEHALVACVAGSGFGAPNNIRLSYATGMDAIKEGVSRIAEAVSKLR; encoded by the coding sequence ATGTCCGGATCTATTTCCAGGAGAGCCCTCGGCATCGCTCCTTCGCCTACGCTGGCCATCTCGGCCAAGGCAAAGCAGATGAAGGCCGACGGGATCGACGTCATATCCTTCGGAGCGGGCGAGCCCGACTTCGACACCCCCGAATTCATCAAAGAAGCCTGCTTCAAGTCCATCGAAGCCGGCTTTACCAAGTACACTCCCGTAGGCGGGACTCCCGGCCTCAAAAAGGCCATCATCAACAAGCTGAAGAGAGACAACGAACTGGAATACGGCCCCGAGAACATACTGGTCTCCTGCGGCGCCAAGCACTCCCTTTACAACGCCATCATGGCCACGGTGGACCCCGGCGACGAGGTGATCATCCCCGCGCCCTACTGGGTGTCATATCCCGAGATAGTGAAGATGGCCGGCGGCGCGCCCGTCTATATCTCCGCAGACGAGTCCACCGGCTTTTGCGTCACCGGAGAGCAGGTCAGGGCTGCCATCACCCCCAGGACCAAAATGCTGGTCCTGAATACTCCCTCCAATCCCACGGGAGCCGTGTATCCCCCGGAGACCATAGCCGAGATAGCGGACGTCTGCGCCGACGCCGGAGTGATGGTGCTGTCCGACGAGATATACGAAAAGATCATATACGGCGGAGCAAAGCACGTGTCCATAGCCTCCCTCAACCCCCGCATCAGGGAGCTGACCATCACCGTCAACGGCCATTCCAAGGCCTATTCCATGACGGGCTGGCGTCTGGGCTACGCGGCTGCCGAAGCCGATATCATCAGCGCCATGAGCAAGATACAGGGCCACTCCACCTCCAACGCCACCTCCTTTGTCCAGGCTGCTGGCGAAGCCGCCCTGGCGGCGGACCAGAGCTTTCTGGAGGACATGAGAAAGGCCTTCGAGGAGAGGCGGGGCGTGATCTGCCGCATGCTGAACGACATCGAAGGCGTCACCTGCCTGGAGCCCGACGGAGCCTTTTACGTGCTGCCCAACGTGTCGGCCCTCTTCGGCAAGGCCTATGACAAATGGACCATCGGTTCCTCCGACGACCTGTGCGCCTATCTGCTGGAGCACGCTCTGGTGGCCTGCGTGGCAGGCAGCGGCTTCGGCGCTCCCAACAACATACGTCTGTCCTACGCCACCGGCATGGACGCCATTAAGGAAGGCGTGTCCAGGATAGCCGAAGCGGTGAGCAAGCTGCGCTGA